CGGGGGAATGGGGACGGTGCTGAAGGCTCTGCACCGAGAACTGGAAGAATTCGTCGCCATCAAGATGCTGAAGGCCGCCTGGCTGGCAGAGGCGGACGTGCTGTCGCGCTTCAATCGCGAAGCTCGCGCCATCGTCAAGCTCAAGGGGGAGCACATTGCCCGCGTGCTCGATGTCGGGAGAACCGACGACGGCACTCCCTTCATGGTCATGGAGTACCTGCAGGGAGCCGACCTGGGCACGGTGATGAAGCGCGGCCCCGCCGCGTGGCAAGATGCCGTGGATTGGATCATCGAGGCCTGCGACGCCCTGGGCGAAGCGCACTCGCACGGCATCATTCACCGCGACATCAAGCCCGAGAACTTGTTCCTCGTCGAACGCCACGGCCGCGCCAGCGTCAAGTTGCTCGACTTCGGCATCTCCAAGCTGGCTCTGGCCAACGAGGCTGAGCCCCTAGGCATGACGACTCGCATGCTTGGAACCCCGCTCTACATGTCTCCAGAGCAGGTCCGCGCCAGCGCTGAGGTCGATCATCGCTCGGACATCTGGTCTTTGGGCACGGTGCTCTACGAGTTGCTCACGGGGCATCCACCCTTCGTGGCCGACACGCTTCCTGAGGTGTGCGCGATGATCCTGGAGGATTCGCCCCGCGCCCTGGCCGAGTTCCGCTCGGATCTACCGCCGGAGCTTCAACGCGTGGTCGCGCGCTGTTTGGCCAAGCGCGCGGATGACCGCTTCCCAAACGTGGCGGAGTTCGCCATCGAGCTTCTGCCGCTGGCGCATCCTCGCCAGCACGCCACAGTCGAACACCTGACCCGCGTTCTCAGACTGGCCGGCATCGCCGCACCCCAGCTCTCCAGCATTCCCCCGCCGGGCACGGATCGCCGCAGCGTCACGACAGACCCGGGCCGGCTGACGGGAACGACGCCGGGCGGCTTCGAGCGCAGTGCCGCTGTCGCCCCAAGCCGGAAGCGTTGGCTGGTTCCCGCATTGATCTTCGCGATCGCGGGCTCGCTGATTGGAGCAACCCTTGCGTTGCGAAGCCCCTCCAGCCTGGCCGCTGCAAGCGCACGAGAGGGCCTTCCGCTGGTCACCGAGAAAGCCCGCACAACGCCAAGGACAGAGCCGACACCGAACGCACCGCCCGCAAGCTCGGGCTCTGCGGAGGACGCAAGGG
The nucleotide sequence above comes from Polyangiaceae bacterium. Encoded proteins:
- a CDS encoding serine/threonine-protein kinase, which translates into the protein MSDTPPERVWSTGEVIAGKYVVEGVIGDGGMGTVLKALHRELEEFVAIKMLKAAWLAEADVLSRFNREARAIVKLKGEHIARVLDVGRTDDGTPFMVMEYLQGADLGTVMKRGPAAWQDAVDWIIEACDALGEAHSHGIIHRDIKPENLFLVERHGRASVKLLDFGISKLALANEAEPLGMTTRMLGTPLYMSPEQVRASAEVDHRSDIWSLGTVLYELLTGHPPFVADTLPEVCAMILEDSPRALAEFRSDLPPELQRVVARCLAKRADDRFPNVAEFAIELLPLAHPRQHATVEHLTRVLRLAGIAAPQLSSIPPPGTDRRSVTTDPGRLTGTTPGGFERSAAVAPSRKRWLVPALIFAIAGSLIGATLALRSPSSLAAASAREGLPLVTEKARTTPRTEPTPNAPPASSGSAEDAREAPSTPPAPSSSSSPTASPRAPATRPKAAVTKPRPGDSPSAPANSAPPAKPKLEIRMER